The following DNA comes from Nitrospirota bacterium.
GGCGGGGCAGCGATGGGTGATAGAATGGACAACGCCAAAAGAGGGGGATGGCGTTCTGACCTGGATGATGTCATCGGGAGACCAGTATTCAGGAGGTCAGGCGTACGGTTGCACGGGAAACGCAATGCATGCAGATGACTTTGTATTCCAGGTGAAACCTTGAATTAGCATGTTTTAATCCAATACCGGGACCTTGAAAACCACCTTTTTCACTTTTTTCCGCTGATCAGAACAGGAGATCTGCGGCATATGAGCATCCTGCGGAAAGAATATGGCAAAACAGGTTCTGTCCATTGTTATAAAATCTGAGTTTCCTTCCAGTTTTCCCATATCTTTTTCTTCCTCATATCCCTGATCTCTACACCTTTCCTTTCTGGCTATGCCGATCTTTTCCCTGCCTTCTATCATGATCTGGATATCTATGAACTTCCTGTGATACTCTAGAAATCCCTCGCTCACAGGCTTTGATTCATACTCACTGACTGAAGCATAGGCGCCGTTGTTGTTGATGCCATATGATCCTGGAATCAGATCAGACAGGTTGTTTTCATGTTTTTTCAGAAAAGCGAGAACGTCTGCAAAGTGAGGATGGAGGGAAAGATACATGCCTAAGTTAATCAGAGAATCATGGATCATTAAGAATTTTCTCCTGTCTTGAAATTAATATGCCCAGCAGGCCCGGCCGCAGATCAGTCAGATAGGGAACTATGTTCCTATCCTCCCCTCTTCCTTTCCATCAGCCGTTCTTTCAGCTTCGTATATCTCTCTGAGGGTCTGTTGTTCCTGATCGCGATGCCGACTGCCTTTTTTGTGCCGATCAGGATAACGAGTTTTTTGCCGCGGGTTACCGCAGTATAGAGAAGGTTCCTCTGGAGCAGCATGTAGTGCTGGGTCAGGACCGGCATGATCACCACAGGATATTCGCTGCCCTGTGATTTGTGCACAGAGATGGCGTATGCAAGGATGAGTTCGTCAAGTTCAGAGAAGTCATATGCCACTGCCTTTCCCTCATAATTGACCATGACCTCCTGGTCCTCTCTGTTTATGGATGCGATCCTGCCGATATCGCCGTTAAACACATCCTTGTCATAGTTGTTCCGGATCTGCATCACCTTGTCCCTGACCTTGAAGACCCTTCCGCCGCGGTGAAGCTCGTCGGTCGAATTATTGAGATGCTTCTGAAGCTCTGCATTCAGGTTCGATGCGCCTACAACGCCCCGATGCATTGGCGTGAGCACCTGTATGTCGTTGACCGCATCAAAACCGAACTTCTCAGGGACCTTTTTGGAACAAAGTTCGAGGATCTTTTCGAGCACCTTTTCAGGCTCCTCCATCTGTATGAAATAGAAGTCCTGATCTGCGTCCTGGTCAGCCTGGGTGATCGGCATGTCGCCTCTATTGATCTGATGGGCGTTCACGATGATAAGACTCTTCTGCGCCTGTCTGAAGATCTGGTTCAGTCTGATGCAGGGCACCTGTCTTGAATCAATGATATCCCGCAGTACATTGCCCGCGCCGACAGACGGCAGCTGGTCAATATCGCCCACAAGGATGAGAGTCGCCTCCTTCGGCACTGCCTTCAGCAAATGATACATCAGCACAGTGTCGACCATGGAGGTCTCATCGATCACGATCAGATCAGCACTAAGCGGGTTCTGTTCGGTCCTCTTGAACCCGCCCTCGTTCTTCGGGCTGTACTCAAGCAACCGGTGAATGGTCTTTGCCTCATGACCGGTCGCCTCTGCCATCCTCTTGGCTGCCCTTCCGGTCGGGGCTGCAAGGAGAATGCTCATGCCAGAGAGCGCATGCAATGTGATGATCGCCTTGATGATCGTCGTCTTTCCTGTGCCAGGCCCGCCGGTGATCACCATCACCTTGGCATCAAGGGATTCGCTGATAGCCTTTGCCTGGTTCTCGGCAAGCGTGATATTCAGGTTCTTCTGCACGGTCTCTATCGCCATGTCCCGGTCTGCCATGAAAAGCCTGCGCTGCGTCCGGTTCAGTTCCAGGAGATTTGCGGCTATGCCTTTTTCAGCAACATGGAACTCCGCAAGATACACTGCCCCGTCTTCGATGACGATCCTTTTCTCTGCGGCAATGGAAGCGAGCGCCTGTTTAATGATCTCCGTGTTGATGTCCAGGATCTCACGGCATTCTTCTACAAGACCGTCATGAGGATAATAGACATGACCGTTCAGCGCAAACTGCTGGAGTACATACAGGATGCCTGCCTCTGCGCGCATGGGCGAGTCTTTCGGAATGCCCAGCTTTGTCGCAATGATATCTGCCGTCCTGAAGCCGATGCCAAAGATATCGGTAGCAAGCCGGTAAGGGTTCTCCTTTACGATTGCTATGGAGGTCTTGCCGTACTGGCGGTATATCTTTGATGCATATGCTGAACTCACATCATGGCTCTGGAGAAAGAGCATCACATCGCGGACCTCTCTCTGCTCCTGCCATGCTGCCCTGATCATAGCAAGCTTCTTTTCTCCTATGCCTTCGACCTCTCTCAGCCTCTGCGGCTGGTGCTCGATAATGTCGAGCGTTTCAATGCCGAACTTTTCGATCAGCCGTTTCGCCATGACCGGCCCTACGCCTTTGATCAGGCCTGAACCTAAGTATTTTTCAATGCCGTGCAGGGTTGCAGGGGCAACGACCTCGCAGGAGGTGAACTTGAACTGCTCCCCGAACTTCGGATGCCGGTCCCATGTGCCTGTGACCTTGACGACCTCGCCCGGAGAGACAGAAAAGAGGCTGCCGACGATCGTGACCAGGTCCTTTTGGCCTTTGACCTTTATCTTTGCGATGGTGAAGTGGTTTTCTTCGCTATGGAAGGTGATGCGCTCAAGCTGGCCCTGAAGTTCGATCTGCATGGTCTATTCTACATAAAAATACGATGTAACATAAAAGTCGATAATCAAAATATTCCACATGGCAACATGACTTGATTCTTGCCGGCAATTTGTATAGCATGTCTAAATTAGAAGATTGTCTGTTAATTGAAACTAAAGGCAAGTTCGGTCTGATTGGGGGGTAACATTATGAGAAGACGCAGGGCCATCATTTTCGACGATGAACCTTCTGTAATTGAGCTGCTTGATGCTGTTCTGAGTAGAAGGGGATATGAGGTCATGTCCTTCAGTGAGCCTGTGGTCTGCCCGATTTTTGAGAACAACTCGACCGTCTGTGCCAGTGATTATCCCTGCGCCGATGTGCTAATTACTGACTTCAATATGCCGAACATGACCGGTATTGAACTCCTTAAGAAGCAGATGGAGTGTGGATGCAGACTATCTAACAGGAATAAGGCACTGATCTCTGCGTGCCTTGACGACGAGTCCCAGAAGGCTTTAGAACAGCTTGGTTGCTCATATCTCAGCAAACCATTTCGCTTATCTGAGCTTTCTCTCTGGCTTGATGATTGCGAAAGACGCATTGATCTTTCTCTGCCTGTCGGGATCAGGAGAAAAGAAAAGCGAACGCGCTTAACCATGGCTATTCACTACCAGGTGAATGCATCGGAACAGACGATGACCGGTATTGCGGTGGACTTCAGCCCATCCGGATTTTGCCTGAAGACGAACCATGACTTTCTCAGGGAACAGCGTATCAGGATTGTTGCATCACTGCCAAATTCCTGCTCAACAGGACATGTCCGTTGGTCGAAGATGACGGATGAAGGACTTTACCTGACGGGCTTCAGCTGCAGATGATAGTTACCCTTGTTTGTTGATCTGGCAATTTGTATGGACGAGCTTTCAAAAGAATATATGATCTCATTCTTTGACAAGAATCTTCAGCTCCACGGGGACAGGCCTGAAGCGGTCAAATGGAACGCTAAAGGACAGCGGCTGCACTTTCAAAGTCTTCTCGATATCGGACAGATTAGCGGCAGGAAGATCCTTGATTTCGGCTGCGGCAAGGGAGATCTTCTTCAGTTTTTCACGGACTGCGGTATTCATGTCGATTATACCGGCTACGACATTAACGAAAACCTCATTTCCCTTG
Coding sequences within:
- a CDS encoding YhcH/YjgK/YiaL family protein — its product is MIHDSLINLGMYLSLHPHFADVLAFLKKHENNLSDLIPGSYGINNNGAYASVSEYESKPVSEGFLEYHRKFIDIQIMIEGREKIGIARKERCRDQGYEEEKDMGKLEGNSDFITMDRTCFAIFFPQDAHMPQISCSDQRKKVKKVVFKVPVLD
- a CDS encoding ATP-dependent RecD-like DNA helicase: MQIELQGQLERITFHSEENHFTIAKIKVKGQKDLVTIVGSLFSVSPGEVVKVTGTWDRHPKFGEQFKFTSCEVVAPATLHGIEKYLGSGLIKGVGPVMAKRLIEKFGIETLDIIEHQPQRLREVEGIGEKKLAMIRAAWQEQREVRDVMLFLQSHDVSSAYASKIYRQYGKTSIAIVKENPYRLATDIFGIGFRTADIIATKLGIPKDSPMRAEAGILYVLQQFALNGHVYYPHDGLVEECREILDINTEIIKQALASIAAEKRIVIEDGAVYLAEFHVAEKGIAANLLELNRTQRRLFMADRDMAIETVQKNLNITLAENQAKAISESLDAKVMVITGGPGTGKTTIIKAIITLHALSGMSILLAAPTGRAAKRMAEATGHEAKTIHRLLEYSPKNEGGFKRTEQNPLSADLIVIDETSMVDTVLMYHLLKAVPKEATLILVGDIDQLPSVGAGNVLRDIIDSRQVPCIRLNQIFRQAQKSLIIVNAHQINRGDMPITQADQDADQDFYFIQMEEPEKVLEKILELCSKKVPEKFGFDAVNDIQVLTPMHRGVVGASNLNAELQKHLNNSTDELHRGGRVFKVRDKVMQIRNNYDKDVFNGDIGRIASINREDQEVMVNYEGKAVAYDFSELDELILAYAISVHKSQGSEYPVVIMPVLTQHYMLLQRNLLYTAVTRGKKLVILIGTKKAVGIAIRNNRPSERYTKLKERLMERKRGG
- a CDS encoding response regulator, whose translation is MRRRRAIIFDDEPSVIELLDAVLSRRGYEVMSFSEPVVCPIFENNSTVCASDYPCADVLITDFNMPNMTGIELLKKQMECGCRLSNRNKALISACLDDESQKALEQLGCSYLSKPFRLSELSLWLDDCERRIDLSLPVGIRRKEKRTRLTMAIHYQVNASEQTMTGIAVDFSPSGFCLKTNHDFLREQRIRIVASLPNSCSTGHVRWSKMTDEGLYLTGFSCR